One Phaseolus vulgaris cultivar G19833 chromosome 2, P. vulgaris v2.0, whole genome shotgun sequence DNA window includes the following coding sequences:
- the LOC137811374 gene encoding PGR5-like protein 1A, chloroplastic: protein MATKLTFTLSCPQPFTSHTPTPFIPVSSFSSTSVSPLHLLQFNARRLCLRRRRRLFLFSPRATADQGKVEEDDVVDSKILPYCSIDKKEKKSVGELEQDFLQALQAFYYEGKAIMSNEEFDNLKEELMWEGSTVVMLSSEEQKFLEASMAYVSGKPILSDKEFDDLKLKLKIEGSDIVAEGPRCSLRSRKVYSDLSVDYLKMLLLNAPATVIALGLFFFVDDLTGFEISYLIKIPEPYSFILTWFAAIPFILWLAQSITRAIVKDFLILKGPCPNCGTENTSFFGTILSVSSDTSNNVKCENCETKMVYDSRTRLITLPEGSSA, encoded by the exons ATGGCTACTAAACTCACCTTCACACTCTCATGCCCGCAGCCATTCACTTCCCATACACCAACGCCCTTCATTCCAGTCTCTTCCTTCTCCTCCACTTCCGTTTCTCCTCTCCACCTTCTCCAATTCAATGCTCGCCGTTTATGCCTTCGCCGCCGCCGCCGGCTATTTCTGTTTTCTCCCAGGGCCACTGCCGATCAAG GCAAGGTTGAGGAAGATGACGTTGTGGACAGTAAAATCCTACCCTACTGTAGCATAGACAAAAAGGAGAAGAAATCAGTTGGTGAACTCGAGCAAGACTTTCTTCAAGCACTGCAA GCATTCTACTATGAGGGCAAGGCTATTATGTCAAACGAGGAATTTGATAATCTTAAGGAAGAACTCATGTGGGAAGGGAGCACCGTTGTGATGCTAA GTTCTGAAGAGCAAAAGTTTCTGGAAGCGTCTATGGCTTACGTGTCCGGAAAACCAATCCTGAGCGACAAAGAGTTTGATGATTTGAAACTCAAGCTAAAG ATAGAAGGGAGCGATATTGTGGCTGAGGGTCCTCGGTGCAGTCTTCGTAGTAGAAAG GTTTACAGTGACCTGTCTGTTGACTACTTAAAGATGTTACTGCTGAACGCCCCAGCTACTGTGATTGCACTAGGATT GTTCTTCTTCGTTGACGATTTGACTGGATTTGAGATCTCATATCTGATAAAG ATTCCAGAGCCATATAGTTTTATTCTAACTTGGTTTGCCGCCATTCCCTTTATTTTGTGGCTGGCTCAATCAATTACAAGGGCAATTGTAAAAGACTTTTTGATTTTAAAG GGCCCCTGTCCTAACTGTGGTACTGAAAATACCTCTTTCTTTGGGACTATACTGTCAGTTTCAAGTGATACCAGCAACAATGTCAAATGTGAAAA CTGTGAGACTAAAATGGTGTATGATTCAAGAACAAGATTGATTACATTACCAGAAGGAAGTAGTGCCTAA